In one window of Ferriphaselus amnicola DNA:
- the hisG gene encoding ATP phosphoribosyltransferase, with amino-acid sequence MTITIALSKGRIFEETLPLLAAAGITPLEDPESSRKLILPTNRDDVRLIIVRATDVPTYVQYGAADIGVAGKDVLNEHGGEGLYQPLDLNIAKCRMMVAVRNDFDYASAVQQGARLRVATKYVRAAREHFASKGVYVDLIKLYGSMELAPLVGLSDAIVDLVSSGGTLKANNLKAVEEISHVSSRLVVNQASLKLKRSAIQPMLDAFAQAVNK; translated from the coding sequence ATGACTATCACCATCGCCCTATCCAAAGGCCGTATCTTTGAAGAGACTTTGCCGCTGTTGGCGGCAGCGGGCATTACACCGCTGGAAGACCCGGAGTCTTCGCGCAAGCTGATCTTGCCGACGAATCGTGACGATGTGCGCTTGATTATCGTGCGTGCGACGGATGTGCCGACCTATGTGCAATACGGCGCGGCGGACATCGGCGTGGCGGGCAAGGATGTGTTGAACGAGCATGGCGGGGAAGGGCTGTATCAGCCGCTCGACCTGAATATCGCCAAGTGTCGCATGATGGTGGCGGTGCGCAATGATTTTGATTACGCGTCCGCCGTGCAGCAAGGTGCGCGTTTGCGCGTGGCAACCAAGTATGTGCGGGCGGCGCGTGAACACTTTGCGTCCAAGGGGGTGTACGTCGATCTGATCAAACTCTATGGTTCGATGGAGTTGGCGCCGCTGGTTGGGTTGTCTGATGCCATCGTCGATCTGGTGAGTAGCGGCGGTACCTTGAAGGCCAATAATCTCAAGGCGGTAGAAGAGATCAGTCATGTCTCATCACGTCTGGTCGTGAATCAGGCATCGCTCAAATTAAAGCGCAGTGCGATCCAGCCGATGCTGGATGCGTTCGCGCAAGCTGTGAACAAGTAA
- the hisD gene encoding histidinol dehydrogenase, with translation MNITRLSTRDTDFDAKLSKLLAFEETADEKLEATVAAILSDVKKRGDAAVLDYTRKFDRLPLADAAAMELPKSELQAAFEGLPAAQRTALERAAQRVTSYHQKQVQSSWTYLDDDGTMLGQQVTPLDRVGLYVPGGKAAYPSSVLMNALPAKVAGVAELIMVVPTPDGVKNQLVLAAAHLSGVDRVFTIGGAQAVAALAYGTASIPTVDKIVGPGNAYVASAKRRVFGACGIDMIAGPSEILVICDGQTNPDWVAMDLFSQAEHDELAQAILLSPDAAFIEAVAASADKLLEQMPRKEIIKTALENRGALIHVADLDEACDISNRIAPEHLELSVADPQSMLPKLKHAGAIFMGRYTSESLGDYCAGPNHVLPTSGTARFSSPLGVYDFQKRSSLIQVSAQGAQTLGAIAAELAFGEGLQAHAQSALFRKNA, from the coding sequence ATGAATATCACCCGTCTTTCTACCCGCGATACTGATTTCGATGCCAAGCTGAGCAAGCTGCTGGCGTTTGAAGAGACTGCCGATGAGAAGCTGGAAGCGACTGTCGCGGCGATACTTTCCGATGTGAAGAAACGTGGCGATGCGGCGGTGCTGGACTACACCCGCAAGTTTGACCGTTTGCCCTTGGCCGATGCGGCAGCGATGGAGCTGCCCAAGTCGGAATTGCAAGCGGCCTTCGAGGGGTTGCCCGCCGCGCAGCGTACTGCCTTGGAACGTGCAGCGCAGCGCGTCACGTCCTATCACCAGAAACAAGTGCAGTCATCCTGGACTTATCTGGATGACGACGGCACGATGCTTGGCCAGCAAGTCACTCCGCTGGATCGCGTCGGTCTGTATGTGCCGGGCGGCAAGGCGGCCTATCCATCTTCTGTGCTGATGAATGCGCTGCCGGCTAAAGTGGCGGGCGTGGCCGAACTCATCATGGTCGTGCCTACGCCGGATGGTGTGAAGAACCAGTTGGTGCTGGCGGCGGCGCATCTGTCCGGCGTGGATCGCGTGTTCACCATCGGCGGCGCGCAAGCGGTGGCGGCGTTGGCTTACGGTACGGCGAGCATTCCCACGGTGGATAAGATCGTCGGCCCCGGCAATGCGTATGTTGCTTCGGCCAAACGGCGCGTATTCGGCGCCTGCGGCATCGATATGATTGCGGGGCCTTCCGAGATTCTGGTGATCTGCGACGGCCAAACTAATCCAGATTGGGTGGCGATGGACTTATTTTCGCAGGCCGAGCACGACGAATTGGCGCAGGCGATCTTGTTGTCACCGGACGCGGCGTTCATCGAGGCGGTCGCCGCCAGTGCCGACAAGCTGCTGGAACAGATGCCGCGCAAAGAGATCATCAAGACAGCGCTGGAAAATCGCGGCGCGCTAATCCATGTCGCTGATCTGGACGAGGCGTGCGATATCAGCAATCGCATCGCACCAGAACACTTGGAGCTGTCGGTGGCTGATCCGCAATCTATGCTGCCCAAATTGAAGCATGCGGGTGCGATCTTCATGGGGCGCTATACCTCCGAATCGCTCGGCGACTATTGTGCCGGGCCAAATCACGTGCTGCCGACCTCCGGTACGGCACGTTTCTCCTCGCCGCTGGGTGTGTATGACTTCCAAAAGCGTAGCAGTCTGATTCAGGTGTCAGCGCAAGGCGCACAGACGCTGGGCGCGATCGCTGCCGAGCTAGCATTTGGTGAGGGTCTGCAAGCTCACGCACAGTCGGCGCTATTCAGGAAAAATGCGTAA